A portion of the Mycobacterium paraseoulense genome contains these proteins:
- the manA gene encoding mannose-6-phosphate isomerase, class I yields the protein MELLRGALRTYAWGSRTAIAEFTGRSVPAAHPEAELWFGAHPGDPAWLETDTGEISLLDELVADPEGQLGPAARARFGDVLPFLVKVLAADEPLSLQAHPSAAQAAEGYLREERLGIPLSSPVRNYRDTSHKPELLVALQPFEALAGFRQVSRTVELLRALAVSDLDPFIDLLNDQSDADGLRALFTTWITAPQPDIDVLIPAVLDGAIQYISSGATEFAGEVKTVLELGERYPGDAGVLAALLLNRIILAPGEAIFVSAGSLHTYLRGFAVEVMANSDNVLRGGLTPKHVDVPELLRVLDFTPTTEAEVRPHIRREGFGLIYETPADEFAVALLELDGDYLGHEVDATCSHEGPQILLCTEGRTTVHGKSGSLTLHRGMAAWVAADDAPIRLVAHEPTKLFRATVGL from the coding sequence GTGGAACTGCTTCGCGGGGCCTTACGTACGTACGCCTGGGGATCGCGTACGGCCATAGCGGAATTCACCGGGCGTTCGGTTCCGGCCGCCCATCCGGAGGCCGAGCTCTGGTTCGGCGCGCATCCGGGCGACCCGGCCTGGCTGGAAACGGACACGGGCGAGATCTCACTGCTCGACGAGCTGGTCGCCGATCCGGAGGGTCAGCTCGGCCCCGCGGCGCGCGCCCGCTTCGGTGACGTGCTGCCGTTCCTGGTCAAGGTGCTCGCGGCCGACGAGCCGCTGTCCCTGCAGGCCCACCCGAGCGCGGCGCAGGCCGCCGAGGGTTACCTGCGCGAGGAGCGGCTGGGCATCCCGCTGTCCTCCCCGGTGCGCAACTACCGGGACACCTCGCACAAACCCGAGCTGCTGGTGGCGCTGCAGCCGTTCGAGGCGCTCGCCGGATTCCGTCAGGTCTCCCGCACGGTCGAGCTGCTGCGGGCCCTGGCCGTCTCCGACCTCGACCCTTTCATCGACCTGCTCAACGACCAGTCCGACGCCGACGGCCTGCGCGCGCTGTTCACCACCTGGATCACCGCACCCCAGCCCGACATCGACGTGCTGATCCCCGCCGTGCTCGACGGCGCCATCCAGTACATCAGCTCCGGGGCAACGGAATTCGCCGGTGAGGTCAAGACGGTGCTGGAACTCGGGGAACGCTATCCCGGCGACGCCGGCGTGCTGGCGGCCCTGTTGCTGAACCGCATCATCCTGGCCCCGGGCGAGGCCATCTTCGTGTCGGCCGGCAGCCTGCACACCTACCTGCGCGGTTTCGCGGTCGAGGTGATGGCCAACTCCGACAACGTGTTACGCGGCGGCCTGACCCCCAAGCACGTCGACGTCCCCGAGCTGCTGCGGGTGCTCGACTTCACCCCGACCACCGAGGCGGAGGTGCGGCCCCACATCCGCCGCGAGGGCTTCGGCCTGATCTATGAGACCCCGGCCGACGAGTTCGCGGTCGCGCTGCTCGAGCTCGACGGCGATTACCTCGGCCACGAGGTCGACGCCACGTGCAGCCATGAGGGTCCGCAGATCCTGCTGTGCACCGAGGGTCGCACGACCGTGCACGGCAAGTCCGGATCGCTGACGCTGCACCGGGGGATGGCCGCCTGGGTGGCGGCCGACGACGCCCCGATCCGGCTGGTCGCGCACGAGCCCACCAAGCTGTTCAGGGCGACCGTAGGGCTGTGA
- a CDS encoding FAD-dependent oxidoreductase produces MVIGGSIAGLCAARVLSDSYARVTVYERDELPDTPSNRATVPQDRHLHMLMARGAMEFESLFPGLLEDMVSAGVPMLENRPDCIHLGAAGHVLGTGHTLRDEFTAYVPSRPHLEWQLRKRVRDTDNVAMVRRSVAEPRYDPSRQRVTGVLLDPADADKGDPEFVAADLVVDAAGRGTRLPVWLEQWGYERPREDLLDIGIYYATQQFRIPDGLIAEKVVVAGASHDKSLGLGMLCYEDGTWVLTTFGVANVKPPQTFPEMLALAEELVPDHVNAALRRAEPLGEPAFHAFPASKWRRYDKLDRFPAGIIPFGDAVASFNPTFGQGMTMTSLQAGHLRRALGSPDDQLAAELSRATAKTTFPVWTMNAIGDVSFHHAGTKGPLPWWWRPVGALFDQFLGAAETDPVLAEWFLRRFSLLDSLYMVPPPRIVGRTMAHNLRLWLGERRAAKGRRRLTALRSP; encoded by the coding sequence GTGGTCATCGGGGGCAGCATCGCCGGCCTGTGCGCGGCGCGGGTGCTCTCGGACTCCTATGCACGCGTCACCGTCTACGAACGCGACGAATTGCCGGACACACCGTCGAACCGCGCGACCGTCCCGCAGGACCGGCACCTGCACATGCTGATGGCCCGCGGCGCAATGGAGTTCGAGAGCCTGTTCCCCGGGCTACTCGAAGACATGGTGTCCGCGGGCGTGCCCATGCTGGAGAATCGGCCCGATTGCATTCACCTCGGCGCCGCCGGCCACGTGCTCGGGACCGGGCACACCCTGCGCGACGAATTCACCGCGTACGTGCCCAGCCGCCCGCATCTGGAGTGGCAGTTGCGCAAACGAGTCCGGGACACGGACAACGTCGCGATGGTGCGGCGCTCCGTGGCCGAACCGCGGTACGACCCGTCGCGCCAGCGGGTGACCGGGGTGCTGTTGGATCCCGCCGACGCCGACAAGGGCGACCCAGAATTTGTTGCCGCGGACCTCGTCGTCGACGCGGCGGGTCGCGGCACCCGGCTGCCGGTGTGGTTGGAGCAGTGGGGCTACGAGCGCCCGAGGGAAGACCTCCTCGACATCGGCATCTATTACGCCACGCAGCAGTTCCGCATCCCCGACGGGCTGATCGCCGAGAAGGTGGTGGTCGCCGGCGCCTCGCACGACAAATCGCTGGGGCTGGGCATGCTGTGTTACGAGGACGGCACCTGGGTGCTGACCACGTTCGGGGTGGCCAACGTCAAACCGCCGCAAACCTTCCCCGAGATGCTGGCCCTGGCCGAAGAGCTGGTCCCGGACCACGTCAACGCGGCGCTGAGGCGGGCCGAACCCCTGGGCGAGCCGGCGTTCCACGCCTTTCCGGCCAGTAAGTGGCGCCGGTACGACAAGCTGGACCGCTTCCCCGCCGGCATCATCCCCTTCGGCGACGCCGTCGCCAGCTTCAATCCGACCTTCGGGCAGGGCATGACGATGACCTCCCTGCAGGCCGGTCACCTGCGGCGCGCGCTGGGATCCCCCGATGACCAGTTGGCCGCGGAGCTGAGCCGGGCCACCGCCAAGACCACCTTCCCCGTCTGGACCATGAACGCCATCGGCGACGTCAGCTTCCACCACGCCGGGACCAAGGGGCCCCTCCCCTGGTGGTGGCGGCCGGTCGGCGCGCTGTTCGACCAGTTCCTGGGGGCCGCCGAGACCGATCCGGTTCTGGCGGAGTGGTTCTTGCGCCGCTTCTCGCTGCTCGACAGCCTCTATATGGTTCCGCCGCCGCGCATCGTGGGCCGGACCATGGCGCACAACCTGCGGCTGTGGCTGGGCGAGCGCCGCGCCGCCAAAGGCCGGCGGCGCCTCACAGCCCTACGGTCGCCCTGA
- a CDS encoding APC family permease has protein sequence MANRWRMKSVEQSIADTDEPDTRLRKELTWLDLVVFGVAVVIGAGIFTVTASTTGDITGPAIWVSFIIAAVTCALAALCYAEFASTLPVAGSAYTFSYATFGEFLAWIIGWNLLLELAIGAAVVAKGWSSYLGNVFGFAGGTSQFGSIDLDWGALLIVAGVASLIAVGTKLSSRFSAVITGIKVSVVLLVVVVGAFYIKGSNYSPFIPKPEAGHEASGVNQSVLSLLTGAHSSHYGWYGVLAGASIVFFAFIGFDIVATMAEETKRPQRDVPRGILASLAIVTVLYVAVSVVLSGMVSYTQLKTAPGHKPANLATAFTANGIHWASKIIAIGALAGLTTVVMVLMLGQCRVLFAMARDGLLPRQLAKTGARGTPVRITVLVAVVVAATASVFPITKLEEMVNVGTLFAFVLVSAGVMVLRRTRPDLERGFRAPWVPVLPIASICACVWLMVNLTALTWVRFGVWLAVGTAIYVGYGYRHSVQGRRDAEGIQPPARAEPGTVR, from the coding sequence ATGGCCAACCGATGGCGGATGAAGTCGGTCGAACAGTCGATCGCCGACACCGACGAGCCCGACACCCGGTTACGCAAGGAACTGACCTGGCTGGACCTGGTCGTCTTCGGCGTCGCGGTGGTGATCGGCGCCGGTATCTTCACGGTGACCGCGTCGACGACCGGCGACATCACCGGACCGGCGATCTGGGTTTCGTTCATCATCGCGGCGGTCACCTGCGCGCTGGCGGCATTGTGTTACGCCGAGTTCGCCTCGACGCTGCCGGTCGCCGGCAGCGCCTACACCTTCTCCTATGCCACCTTCGGGGAGTTCCTCGCCTGGATCATCGGCTGGAACCTGCTGCTGGAGCTCGCGATCGGCGCGGCGGTGGTGGCCAAGGGGTGGTCCAGCTACCTGGGCAACGTCTTCGGATTTGCGGGCGGCACTTCCCAATTCGGGTCGATCGACCTGGACTGGGGCGCGCTGCTGATCGTCGCCGGGGTGGCGTCCCTGATCGCCGTGGGCACCAAGCTGTCGTCGAGGTTTTCCGCGGTCATCACCGGCATCAAGGTGTCGGTGGTGCTGTTGGTCGTCGTCGTCGGCGCCTTCTACATCAAGGGCTCCAACTATTCGCCGTTCATTCCCAAGCCCGAGGCCGGGCATGAGGCCTCGGGCGTCAATCAATCGGTGCTGTCGCTGCTGACCGGCGCGCACAGCAGCCACTACGGCTGGTACGGCGTGCTGGCGGGGGCGTCGATCGTGTTCTTCGCGTTCATCGGGTTCGACATCGTCGCCACCATGGCCGAGGAGACCAAGCGGCCCCAGCGCGACGTCCCGCGGGGGATCCTGGCGTCGCTGGCCATCGTGACCGTGCTGTACGTGGCGGTATCGGTGGTGTTGTCCGGGATGGTCTCCTACACCCAGCTCAAAACCGCCCCCGGTCACAAGCCGGCGAACCTGGCCACGGCGTTCACGGCCAACGGGATCCACTGGGCTAGCAAGATCATCGCGATCGGCGCGCTGGCCGGGCTGACCACCGTCGTGATGGTGCTGATGCTCGGCCAGTGCCGCGTGCTGTTCGCCATGGCGCGCGACGGGCTGTTACCGCGGCAGCTGGCGAAGACCGGCGCGCGCGGGACCCCGGTCCGCATCACCGTGCTCGTTGCGGTGGTGGTGGCCGCGACCGCCTCGGTGTTCCCGATCACCAAGCTCGAGGAGATGGTCAACGTCGGAACGCTGTTCGCGTTCGTCCTGGTCTCGGCCGGCGTGATGGTGCTGCGCCGGACCCGCCCGGACCTGGAGCGCGGCTTCCGGGCCCCGTGGGTGCCGGTGCTGCCGATCGCCTCGATCTGCGCCTGTGTGTGGCTGATGGTCAACCTCACCGCGCTGACCTGGGTGCGGTTCGGCGTCTGGCTGGCGGTGGGGACCGCCATCTACGTCGGCTATGGATATCGGCACTCGGTGCAGGGCCGTCGCGACGCGGAGGGGATCCAGCCGCCCGCGCGGGCCGAACCCGGCACCGTGCGCTAG
- a CDS encoding alkane 1-monooxygenase, with translation MTTLRPQSDVAEAPVWRDKKRRLWLMGLIAPTALFVMLPITWALNQLGWHVAAQVPLWIGPILLYVLLPILDLRFGPDGQNPPDEVMEQLENDKYYRFCTYIYVPFQYLSVIMGAYLFTASNLHWLGFDGALGWAGKLGVALSVGVLGGVGINTAHEMGHKKDSLERWLSKITLAQTCYGHFYIEHNRGHHVRVSTPEDPASARFGETFWEFLPRSVFGSLRSSLRLEAQRIRRQGSSPWNPKTYLSNDVLNAWLMSVVLWGVLIGVFGPALVPFVIIQAVFGFSLLEAVNYLEHYGLLRQQNANGRYERCAPVHSWNSDHIVTNLFLYHLQRHSDHHANPTRRYQTLRSMEGAPNLPSGYASMISLTYFPPLWRKVMDRRVLEHYDGDVTKVNIQPRMRERVLAKYGVPA, from the coding sequence ATGACGACATTGAGGCCGCAATCGGACGTCGCGGAGGCGCCCGTCTGGCGGGACAAGAAGCGCCGGCTCTGGCTGATGGGGCTGATCGCCCCTACGGCGCTGTTCGTCATGCTGCCGATCACCTGGGCGCTCAACCAGCTCGGCTGGCACGTCGCCGCGCAGGTGCCGCTGTGGATCGGGCCCATCCTGCTCTACGTCCTGCTGCCGATCCTCGACCTGCGGTTCGGGCCCGACGGGCAGAACCCGCCCGACGAGGTGATGGAACAGCTGGAGAACGACAAGTACTACCGCTTCTGCACCTATATCTACGTTCCGTTCCAGTACCTCAGCGTGATCATGGGTGCCTACCTGTTCACCGCGTCCAACCTGCACTGGCTCGGCTTTGACGGCGCGCTGGGCTGGGCGGGCAAGCTGGGCGTGGCGCTGTCGGTCGGCGTGCTCGGCGGCGTCGGCATCAACACCGCGCACGAGATGGGCCACAAGAAGGATTCGCTGGAACGGTGGCTGTCCAAGATCACCCTGGCGCAGACCTGCTACGGCCACTTCTACATCGAGCACAACCGCGGCCACCACGTGCGGGTCTCGACCCCGGAGGACCCGGCATCGGCCCGCTTCGGCGAGACGTTCTGGGAGTTCCTGCCGCGCAGCGTTTTCGGCAGCCTGCGCTCGTCGCTGCGGCTGGAAGCGCAACGGATACGCCGGCAGGGCTCGAGCCCCTGGAATCCCAAGACGTATCTGTCCAACGACGTGCTCAACGCCTGGCTGATGTCGGTCGTGCTGTGGGGTGTGCTGATCGGGGTCTTCGGCCCGGCGCTCGTCCCGTTCGTGATCATCCAGGCCGTCTTCGGTTTCAGCCTGCTCGAGGCCGTCAACTACCTGGAGCACTACGGGCTGCTGCGGCAGCAGAATGCCAACGGCCGCTACGAGCGCTGCGCCCCGGTGCACAGCTGGAATTCCGACCACATCGTCACCAACCTGTTCCTGTACCACCTGCAGCGGCACAGCGATCACCACGCCAACCCCACCCGGCGCTACCAGACCCTGCGCAGCATGGAAGGCGCGCCCAACCTGCCGAGCGGATACGCGTCGATGATCTCGCTGACCTACTTCCCGCCGCTGTGGCGCAAGGTGATGGACCGCCGGGTGCTCGAGCACTACGACGGCGACGTCACCAAGGTCAACATCCAGCCGAGGATGCGGGAGCGGGTGCTGGCCAAGTACGGGGTGCCCGCATGA
- a CDS encoding rubredoxin — MTAYRCPGCDYTYDEAKGAPREGFPAGTPFSDIPDDWCCPDCAVREKVDFENLGVNR; from the coding sequence ATGACCGCCTACCGTTGCCCCGGCTGCGACTACACCTACGACGAAGCGAAAGGCGCTCCGCGGGAAGGCTTTCCCGCGGGCACGCCCTTCAGTGACATCCCCGACGACTGGTGCTGCCCCGACTGTGCGGTGCGCGAGAAGGTCGATTTCGAGAATTTAGGAGTGAACCGGTGA
- a CDS encoding rubredoxin — MSDYKLFICVQCGFEYDEAKGWPEDGIAPGTRWDDIPDDWSCPDCGAAKSDFEMVEIARA; from the coding sequence GTGAGCGACTACAAGCTCTTCATCTGCGTGCAGTGCGGATTCGAGTACGACGAGGCCAAGGGCTGGCCCGAGGACGGCATCGCCCCCGGCACCCGCTGGGACGACATTCCCGACGACTGGAGCTGTCCGGACTGCGGCGCGGCGAAATCCGACTTCGAGATGGTCGAGATAGCCCGGGCGTGA
- the alkX gene encoding TetR family transcriptional regulator AlkX gives MQYAEASRVLLRDSVLDAMRELLGSRDWSAITLADVARAAGISRQTIYNEFGSRQGLAQGYALRLADRLVDTVHAAIDANVGNIYEAFLQGFRDFFAESAADPLVISLLTGVAKPDLLQIITTDSGPIITRASDRLGAAFAQSWVATSDSDAGVLARAIVRLAMSYVSMPPEADHDVAADLARLMTPFAERHGVVNVP, from the coding sequence ATGCAGTACGCCGAGGCGTCCCGCGTCCTGTTGCGCGACTCGGTGCTCGACGCGATGCGGGAGCTGCTGGGAAGCCGGGACTGGTCCGCGATCACGCTGGCCGACGTCGCCCGCGCCGCGGGCATCAGCCGGCAGACCATCTACAACGAGTTCGGCTCGCGGCAGGGGCTGGCGCAGGGGTACGCCCTGCGCCTGGCCGACCGGCTGGTCGACACCGTCCATGCCGCGATCGACGCCAACGTCGGCAACATTTACGAGGCGTTCCTGCAAGGCTTCCGCGACTTCTTCGCGGAGTCGGCGGCGGACCCGCTGGTGATCTCGCTGCTGACCGGTGTCGCCAAGCCGGACCTGCTGCAGATCATCACCACCGACAGCGGACCCATCATCACGCGGGCGTCCGACCGGCTGGGTGCGGCCTTCGCCCAGAGCTGGGTGGCCACCAGTGACTCCGACGCCGGCGTGCTGGCGCGGGCCATCGTGCGGCTGGCGATGAGCTACGTGTCGATGCCGCCGGAGGCCGACCACGACGTGGCGGCCGACCTGGCGCGGCTGATGACGCCGTTCGCCGAGCGTCACGGCGTCGTCAACGTCCCCTGA
- the ahcY gene encoding adenosylhomocysteinase, with protein sequence MTTTESSLTADVRNGIDFKVADLSLAEYGRRDIELSEQEMPGLMSLRREYHDVQPLKGARISGSLHMTVQTAVLIETLVSLGAQVRWASCNIFSTQDHAAAAVVVGPHGTPEEPKGVPVFAWKGETLQEYWWAAEQMLTWPDEPANMILDDGGDATMLVLRGAQYEKAGVVPPAEEDDPTEWKVFLELLRKRFETDKDKWTTIAESVKGVTEETTTGVLRLYQFAAAGDLAFPAINVNDSVTKSKFDNKYGCRHSLIDGINRGTDVLIGGKKVLVCGYGDVGKGCAESVKGQGARVVVTEIDPINALQALMEGYDVATVEDAIGTADIVITATGNKDIITLAHMKAMKDYAVLGNIGHFDNEIQVAQLERSGATKTNIRPQVDVWTFPDSGKSIILLSEGRLLNLGNATGHPSFVMSNSFSNQVIAQIELWTKNDEYDNEVYRLPKHLDEKVARIHVEALGGTLTKLTKEQAEYIGVDVDGPYKADHYRY encoded by the coding sequence ATGACGACGACCGAAAGTTCGCTGACCGCCGACGTCCGCAACGGCATCGATTTCAAGGTCGCCGACCTGTCGTTGGCGGAATACGGTCGCCGGGACATCGAACTGTCCGAGCAGGAAATGCCGGGTCTGATGTCGCTGCGCCGCGAGTACCACGACGTGCAGCCCCTCAAGGGGGCGCGGATCTCGGGCTCGCTGCACATGACGGTGCAGACCGCCGTGCTCATCGAGACCCTGGTCTCGCTGGGCGCGCAGGTCCGGTGGGCGTCGTGCAACATCTTCTCCACCCAGGACCACGCCGCCGCCGCCGTCGTCGTCGGGCCGCACGGCACCCCCGAGGAGCCCAAGGGTGTGCCGGTGTTCGCCTGGAAGGGCGAGACGCTTCAGGAGTACTGGTGGGCCGCCGAGCAGATGCTGACCTGGCCCGATGAGCCGGCCAACATGATCCTCGACGACGGCGGTGACGCCACCATGCTGGTGCTGCGCGGCGCGCAGTACGAGAAGGCCGGCGTGGTGCCGCCCGCGGAAGAGGACGACCCCACCGAGTGGAAGGTCTTCCTGGAGCTGCTGCGCAAGCGCTTCGAGACCGACAAGGACAAGTGGACCACGATCGCGGAGTCGGTCAAGGGTGTCACCGAGGAGACCACCACCGGCGTCCTGCGGCTCTACCAGTTCGCCGCGGCCGGTGACCTGGCCTTCCCGGCGATCAATGTCAACGACTCGGTGACCAAGTCCAAGTTCGACAACAAGTACGGCTGCCGGCACTCGCTGATCGACGGCATCAACCGCGGCACCGACGTCCTGATCGGCGGCAAGAAGGTGCTGGTCTGCGGCTACGGCGACGTGGGCAAGGGTTGCGCCGAGTCGGTCAAGGGCCAGGGTGCGCGCGTCGTGGTCACCGAGATCGACCCGATCAACGCGCTGCAGGCCCTGATGGAGGGCTACGACGTCGCCACCGTCGAGGACGCGATCGGCACCGCCGACATCGTCATCACCGCCACCGGCAACAAGGACATCATCACGCTGGCGCACATGAAGGCGATGAAGGACTACGCGGTGCTGGGCAACATCGGGCACTTCGACAACGAGATCCAGGTCGCCCAGCTCGAGCGCTCCGGCGCCACCAAGACCAACATCCGGCCGCAGGTGGACGTGTGGACGTTCCCCGACAGCGGCAAGTCGATCATCCTGCTCTCCGAGGGCCGGCTGCTGAACCTGGGCAACGCCACCGGGCACCCGTCGTTCGTGATGAGCAACAGCTTCTCCAACCAGGTGATCGCGCAGATCGAACTGTGGACCAAGAACGACGAGTACGACAACGAGGTGTACCGGCTGCCCAAGCACCTCGACGAGAAGGTGGCCCGCATCCACGTCGAGGCGCTCGGCGGCACGCTCACCAAGCTCACCAAGGAGCAGGCCGAGTACATCGGCGTCGACGTCGACGGCCCCTACAAGGCCGACCACTACCGCTACTGA
- a CDS encoding dTMP kinase → MLIAIEGVDGAGKRTLSEGLRKAFEAAGKSVAILAFPRYGKSVTADVAAEALHGEHGDLASSVYAMAVLFALDRAGAVDDIEALRRDHDVVILDRYVASNAAYSAARLHEDAAGAAAAWVLELEYRRLRLPAPDWQVLLAVPAELAGQRARSRAQSDPGRARDSYERDAELQLRTGAVYAELAAAGWGGPWLVADADVDPGRLVATLIGAADVPATVREGTPRAPGRGF, encoded by the coding sequence GTGCTGATCGCGATCGAAGGGGTCGACGGCGCGGGCAAGCGGACGCTGTCCGAGGGCCTGCGCAAGGCCTTCGAGGCGGCCGGGAAGTCCGTGGCGATCCTCGCCTTCCCGCGCTACGGCAAGTCGGTGACCGCCGACGTCGCGGCCGAGGCCCTGCACGGCGAGCACGGTGACCTCGCGTCATCGGTCTACGCGATGGCGGTGCTGTTCGCGCTCGACCGCGCGGGCGCCGTCGACGACATCGAGGCGCTGCGCCGCGACCACGATGTGGTGATCCTGGATCGCTACGTCGCATCCAATGCCGCCTACAGCGCCGCGCGCCTGCACGAGGACGCGGCCGGCGCGGCGGCCGCCTGGGTACTCGAGCTCGAGTACCGCCGGCTGCGTTTGCCGGCGCCAGACTGGCAGGTGCTGCTCGCGGTGCCCGCGGAGCTGGCCGGGCAGCGCGCGCGCAGCCGCGCGCAGTCCGACCCCGGGCGGGCGCGCGACAGCTATGAACGCGACGCCGAACTGCAACTGCGTACGGGCGCGGTCTACGCGGAGCTGGCCGCCGCGGGCTGGGGTGGGCCGTGGCTGGTCGCCGACGCGGACGTCGATCCGGGCCGGCTGGTCGCCACCCTCATCGGCGCCGCGGACGTCCCCGCGACCGTCCGGGAGGGCACGCCGCGGGCGCCGGGCAGGGGTTTTTGA
- the mtrA gene encoding two-component system response regulator MtrA produces MDSMRQRILVVDDDASLAEMLTIVLRGEGFDTAVIGDGTQALTAVRELRPDLVLLDLMLPGMNGIDVCRVLRADSGVPIVMLTAKTDTVDVVLGLESGADDYIMKPFKPKELVARVRARLRRNDDEPAEMLSIADVEIDVPAHKVTRNGEQISLTPLEFDLLVALARKPRQVFTRDVLLEQVWGYRHPADTRLVNVHVQRLRAKVEKDPENPTVVLTVRGVGYKAGPP; encoded by the coding sequence ATGGACTCCATGAGGCAAAGGATTTTGGTCGTCGATGACGACGCTTCGCTGGCCGAGATGCTCACCATCGTGTTGCGTGGGGAGGGTTTCGACACCGCGGTCATCGGTGACGGTACCCAGGCCCTGACTGCGGTGCGCGAACTGCGCCCCGATCTGGTGTTGTTGGACCTGATGCTGCCGGGCATGAACGGCATCGACGTGTGCCGCGTGCTGCGCGCCGACTCCGGTGTGCCGATCGTGATGCTGACCGCCAAGACCGACACCGTGGACGTGGTGTTGGGCCTGGAGTCGGGCGCCGACGACTACATCATGAAGCCGTTCAAGCCCAAGGAGCTGGTGGCCCGGGTGCGGGCCCGGCTGCGGCGCAACGACGACGAGCCCGCCGAGATGCTCTCCATCGCCGACGTCGAGATCGACGTGCCGGCGCACAAGGTGACCCGCAACGGCGAGCAGATCTCCCTGACGCCGCTCGAGTTCGACCTGCTGGTCGCGTTGGCGCGCAAACCGCGGCAGGTGTTTACTCGTGATGTGCTGCTCGAACAGGTGTGGGGCTACCGGCACCCGGCGGATACCCGCCTGGTGAACGTGCACGTCCAGCGTCTGCGGGCCAAGGTTGAGAAGGATCCCGAAAACCCGACCGTGGTGTTGACCGTTCGAGGAGTGGGTTACAAGGCCGGACCTCCGTGA